A window from Candidatus Atribacteria bacterium ADurb.Bin276 encodes these proteins:
- a CDS encoding tetratricopeptide repeat protein — protein MNRNVGRCFVLSIFLLFFIFSGLGYALDTVEIDYGDQNTVEGYAQTMFDQGYNLYQAGRYGDAIQFFIDATSSKPDFAKAWYWLARTYQENNMVDEAIWAWRKVIQLDPSNAQAQYFLNKMQNWKLYGKEAWEIYEQAQNAYLQNQHLPAIQLFEAAIRENPSLEVAYYWLGISQLKNEDYAAAVRSLEKYLTLQPQDKNAQYWLNQAKKGKK, from the coding sequence ATGAACAGGAATGTTGGTAGGTGCTTTGTGTTAAGTATATTCTTGTTGTTTTTTATTTTCTCCGGATTAGGTTATGCTCTTGATACAGTTGAAATAGATTATGGAGATCAGAACACAGTTGAAGGTTACGCTCAAACCATGTTTGATCAAGGATACAACCTTTACCAAGCCGGTCGCTATGGTGATGCTATTCAATTTTTTATTGACGCAACTTCATCTAAACCGGATTTTGCTAAAGCATGGTATTGGTTAGCTCGAACCTATCAGGAGAATAACATGGTTGATGAAGCCATTTGGGCTTGGAGAAAGGTAATTCAACTTGATCCAAGTAATGCCCAAGCTCAATATTTCCTCAACAAAATGCAAAATTGGAAATTATACGGAAAAGAAGCCTGGGAAATATATGAACAAGCCCAAAACGCCTATCTTCAAAATCAACATCTACCTGCTATTCAACTTTTTGAAGCCGCAATTAGAGAAAATCCCAGTTTAGAGGTCGCTTATTATTGGCTCGGGATAAGTCAATTGAAAAATGAGGACTATGCTGCCGCTGTGAGAAGTTTGGAAAAATATCTGACCTTGCAACCCCAAGACAAAAATGCCCAATATTGGCTAAACCAAGCTAAAAAGGGCAAGAAATAA
- a CDS encoding ribonuclease H, with the protein MTEWEAYVDGSYYNHKVGYGAILIHKNKIKNELFGSVPKEFSHSRQVGGELFAVIQVVKWCQKEGIPEITINFDYWGIQKWVTGEWKTNINLTKNYAVFIRNSPIQIHWQKVKSHSGNRLNQYADELAKKGANING; encoded by the coding sequence ATGACTGAATGGGAAGCATATGTCGATGGGTCTTATTACAACCATAAAGTTGGGTATGGGGCTATACTTATTCATAAAAATAAGATTAAAAATGAGTTGTTTGGCTCGGTACCTAAAGAATTTAGCCATTCCCGTCAAGTAGGAGGAGAACTTTTTGCTGTCATTCAAGTGGTTAAATGGTGTCAAAAAGAAGGTATACCAGAAATAACTATAAATTTTGATTATTGGGGCATTCAGAAATGGGTCACCGGAGAGTGGAAAACCAATATTAACTTAACCAAAAATTATGCTGTCTTTATCCGCAATTCTCCAATTCAAATTCATTGGCAGAAAGTAAAAAGTCACTCTGGTAACCGATTGAACCAGTATGCTGATGAATTAGCAAAAAAGGGAGCTAACATTAATGGTTGA
- the yhaO gene encoding putative metallophosphoesterase YhaO yields the protein MERQPLFRFIHCSDLHLDSPFEGIQSVEPWVADILRKATFEAFQRVVNTAIQKKCDFVIISGDIYDGADRNLYAKLRFRELLKQLNEAQIKCYLVHGNHDPLSGWEPEISLPQGIFRFPGDKVSLIPFIKNHRETAHIYGISFQEKANINNLAKLYQKSSNEVFSIGILHCNVGGMSNHDNYAPCSIEDLVNTGLDYWALGHIHTPMVIRKHHPIILYPGNTQGRNINEKGPRGCYLVQVYENQDVEYDFYPTDVVRWFQKGIDITNINHLDDLLALLIKQREDTRRKADGHHAILRLTLKGMGELDQILRQKIDPEKDLAIHLREGENDKNPFVWIESILIQTQPPIDIEQRLLVDDFIGDFLRVIDKTKQVSNLQETLKSILSSRPEWSIIHQEMEAILNNHNGLEFLKEAELFGLEELLRNEKY from the coding sequence ATGGAAAGACAACCACTCTTTCGTTTTATTCATTGTTCCGATTTGCATTTAGACAGTCCGTTTGAAGGAATTCAGTCGGTTGAACCTTGGGTTGCCGATATTCTTCGTAAAGCTACCTTTGAAGCTTTCCAAAGGGTTGTTAATACTGCAATTCAAAAAAAGTGTGATTTTGTAATTATTTCGGGAGACATATATGACGGTGCCGATCGAAACCTATATGCCAAACTTCGATTTCGAGAATTATTGAAACAACTCAATGAAGCTCAAATAAAATGTTATTTAGTTCACGGAAACCATGATCCACTTTCGGGTTGGGAACCAGAAATTTCCTTGCCCCAAGGAATTTTCCGTTTCCCAGGAGATAAAGTCAGTTTAATCCCTTTTATAAAAAACCATCGAGAAACTGCCCATATTTATGGAATTAGCTTTCAAGAAAAAGCCAATATAAACAATTTAGCAAAATTGTATCAAAAGTCATCCAATGAAGTGTTCTCAATTGGTATTCTTCACTGTAACGTCGGAGGGATGTCCAACCATGATAACTATGCCCCTTGTTCAATTGAAGACCTGGTCAACACTGGACTTGATTATTGGGCTTTAGGACATATCCACACACCAATGGTTATTCGAAAACATCACCCGATTATTCTTTATCCCGGAAATACCCAGGGACGTAATATAAATGAAAAAGGCCCAAGAGGTTGTTATCTGGTTCAGGTTTATGAAAACCAAGACGTTGAATATGATTTTTATCCAACCGATGTTGTTCGTTGGTTTCAAAAAGGAATCGATATTACTAATATAAACCATCTAGATGATTTGTTAGCTCTATTGATTAAACAGCGCGAAGACACCCGCCGAAAAGCAGATGGTCACCACGCTATTCTCCGCTTAACTTTAAAAGGAATGGGAGAACTTGATCAGATTCTGCGACAAAAAATAGATCCTGAAAAGGATTTAGCTATCCATCTTCGTGAAGGAGAAAACGATAAAAATCCCTTTGTTTGGATAGAATCTATCCTGATTCAAACTCAACCACCCATTGATATCGAACAAAGGCTTTTGGTTGATGATTTTATTGGAGACTTCTTGCGAGTTATAGATAAAACTAAACAGGTGTCAAACCTTCAAGAAACTTTAAAATCAATACTTTCCAGCAGACCAGAATGGAGTATTATTCATCAGGAAATGGAAGCTATTTTAAATAACCATAATGGCCTCGAATTTCTTAAAGAAGCCGAATTATTTGGTTTGGAAGAATTACTGCGTAATGAAAAATACTAA